GGACTTGCCGTCCTCGTAGCCGGTGTTGAAGTGCAGGAAGGTGCTCTTGAATTCCTGGCGGGCGGCCTTCCAGACCTCGACGACCTCGGTGATCTTCTTCTCGCCCTCCTCGGTATCGCCGAGGTTGAGCCCCACGCTACAGTAGCGGCAGTTGTTGTCCATCTCCCAGAAGCCGCAGAGCCGGCTGGCGTAGATGGCCGGGTAGCTGCCCTGCATGACGCCGATCTTGCGCATCGGCACACCGGTCGAGGTCTCGCGCTCGTACCACTGGGGCTGGGGCAGCATGTAGGCGTTGTAGACCAGGCCGTCCCCGCGCTCGTCATGGATGTAGTAGCGGCCCTCGCGCTTGTGCAGCACGTAGGGCGACTGGGGGACGAAGTGCTCGATCAGCGGGGCGTTGACCCAGACGTTCTGGTCGAGGAGGAAGTCCAGACCGGAACCCAGGCCGCCGCGGGTGCGGATGACGTGGCGGGCGTCCTTTTCCAGCTCGCAGGAATCGTCCAGCCGCAGGCCCTTGCAGAAGAGGTCGAGTTTTAGCTGTCCGGGATTGAGCATGTCCACCTCGGTGCTGGGAGAGGGATGGTTGCTTGACAGGGGCCGATTTTAGCGGCCCGCGTTGGGGGTGTCAAATACCAGGGAATGCGAGGCAAAACATACATGAAAAAACGGACGGCCACGGCCGTCCGAAGACACGTCATCGATGAACCAGCCCTCAACGTGAACCATTGGCGCTCATCGCAGCCAGGGTTTCCTTGATGCGTTCGGCGGTACGTACGTGCAGACAATAGGCTTCGCCCGAATCTGTTTCAATCAGTACTCGGGCGATACCGCTTTCTTCGTCGACGTGAATTCGTTCGCTTTCGGAGCCCATTTTCTCCTCCGATGTGTTGGTTGATTGTTAAAAAAGAGGCTTCAAAATAGTATATAATGCGTCAGCGTACGCGTGGCCAATCTCCACGTCCTTTTCTCGATTATAAATGTTTTTCTCTAGACTGTCAATGCAGAAAAAACCAATTATATCCTGGTCTTCCATCATTGGGGTTACATCTCCAGCGTCTTCTTCAAGCACCTTGCGAATCGGCCAGACGATTGTTGAAAAATAGTCCATCTCACCTTTTTCTATTTGTTCATCTGTATATGAAGAATTTACGTATCCTTTGTAAGGCAATTCGTTTCTAAAAAACACACTATGATTTTGATCCTTAATAAGCTCCTTAAAATCTGAATTATCTTTAACATAATGAATATCACGTAACCTTGGGTTGCCTGAATTTCTTTTATAATTATATACCACAAGGTTATTAATAGTATTTGACATATCAAGACTGCCTTCGCAAATTGCTAGGAGTTTGATGCACGCTCGACACTTATGACCAGTTATCAAAGTAAAAGCATTTGCCATCTCAATTAATGAACATTTAATATGTATATCTTTTCCTTTGTTATTAAGATCGGCAAAATAGGCATCTCTTAAGCAATGCATTGCGTTATGTATGTGTGTGAATACTTCTGAATAGCGTTCTATTCTATTGTTTTGTTTTTCTTGGACTATCAATAATATTAAACTTGATACTAATAAGACAACTATAGAAATAGAATAAACATAGCTGTTAACTAATTGGTTTAAGCCTATTATATTTATAATAAACTGGACAAGTGCTGCAATTGCAGCAACTGCGGCAAGTATTTGTAGTGCAACTTTAAACTTTTGTAAGAAATCCTTCATGTGAAACCCTCCTTTCCATCAAGAGTAAACATTCTAAATTTGTAATTCAACAGACCATAGTCATCATAATAAAAGGAAAAGGTGTTTCCCAAGAACAAACGGGGGCGGTTTTTCCGCCCCCGTTCTTGATGCCGGTCTGCACCTCGACTAGCCCATTTTTTTCAGTGTCTCGTGGACGATGTCCAGGGACTTGTCGGCCAGCTCCCTGGTCAGGATCAGGGGCGGGCGGAAGCGGATGGAGCGCGGGCCGCAGGTAATTGTGAATAGGCCGTTCTCCAGCAGCTTACCGTGGGCCTCGTTGCGCATCTCGGCGGTGGGCAGGTCGAAGGCCATCATCAGCCCGACGCCGCGGGCCGCCGTGCCCGGGGTGCCCTCGAGGGCGTCGTAGAGACCGGTCAGCAGGTGAGTGCCGACCTCGGCGGCGTTGTCGACGAGCCTCTCCTCCTCGATGACCTCGAGGTAGGCCTGGCAGCGGACCATGTCGACCAGGTTGCCGCCCCAGGTGCTGTTGAGCCGGCTGCCGCCGGGGACGGCGCCGGTCTCGTCGGCCTCGTCGGAGAAGACGTGATACTTGACGGTGTCGAGGCGGTCACCGACGATGATGCCGCAGACCTGGGACTTCTTGCCGAAGCAGATGATGTCGGGACGGACGTCGTAATGCTCCGAGGCCCAGAAGCGTCCGGTCAGGCCGAAACCGGTCTGCACCTCGTCGTGGATCAGCAGGGCCTCGGCCTCGTCGGCCAGCTCGCGCAGCCACTTGTGGAACTCGGTGCGGAAGTGGCGATCACCGCCCTCGGCCTGGATGGGCTCGATGAGGATGGCGGCGACTTTGTTCGGGTTCAGGGCGATGGCGCGGCGGATCTCCGCCACGGCGCGCTCTTCTTCGACAGCGCAGAACTCCCAGCGCTCGGGCTCGGGCAGGGAGAAGTTGATCCCCGGCGAGCTGATCCGCGGCCAGTCGAACTTGGGGAAGTACTTGTACTTGCGGGCGTCGTCGGTATTGGTGACCGAGAGGGTATAGCCCGTGCGTCCGTGGAAGGCCTGGCGGAAGTGGATGATAACCAGCTCGTCCTCTTTGGCCTGGGCCTCGGCGTCGTCGCTCCAGATACCGCGCTGCAGGTTCTGCTTGGTCTTCCAGTCGAAGGCCGTCTTCATCGCGTTCTCGACGGCCAGGCCGCCGCCGGAGACGAAGAACAGGTACTTCATGTAGTCGGGCATGGCCACCCGGACGAAGGTCTCGACGAACTCGGCCATCTCGACGGTGTAGATGTCGGAATTGGAGGTCTTGTTGACCGCGATCCGTCCCAACTTCTTCAGGAACTCCGGCGAGGTCAGGTGGGGGTGGTTGTAGCCGATGGGGCTGGAGGCGAAGAAGGTGAACAGGTCGATGTAGTCGCGATCGTGGAGCATGTCGTGCAGGATCGCGCCCTGGCTCTTGACGGGATCGAAGACGATATCGCCGAAACCGTCGGCGAGCATGTGTTTCTGCAGGGTGGGCAGGACCTGTTGGGGCGTGAGTTTGTCGGTCAAGATGACTCCTTTCCTAACCGGCCGCGGAGGGCAAAAAAAGGGGACGGACGGAAGCGTCACTCCGGGGGGCGTGGACGTTGGATGGGGTCGCGACGGAGACGCGCAGTACCGGCGGGTGAGCGCCTGATGGAACGCTGCAGACCCTACCCGGTTGCGGTCGCCGCCACGGCGAGTGTACTAGGCGCTTTTTTGGCTGTCAACCCTAGTGTCAGGCGCCGAGGTCCCGCTCCCGCATGTAGGCCAGACAAGCATCGACACGCTCCAAGGTCTCCTCTTGACCTACGAGTTCGGCCGTCTCGAACAGGCCGATGCCGACGCGGTCGCCGGTCAGGGCCACGCGGACGGGCTGGATGAGCTTGCCCAGACCGCAGTCCAGCTCGGCGACACGCTCGCGGAAGCGCTGCTCGAGGGCCGCGGTGTGGTAGCCGCCCGCGGCGGCCAACAGCTCCCGGGCCACGGTCAGACGCTCCCGGGCGCCGGCTTTGTTGAGCACCTTCTTGACCGCCTGGTCATCGTAGACCGTCGGCGCATGGTAGAAGGGGCGGACATAGAAGGCGTAGTCGGTGAGCAGTTTGGCCCGATCACCGATCTCGTCGACGATGGTCACCAGGCGCTGCCAGGCGGACGATCCCTCGTCGAGGTCGGCGGGGACGGTGCCGGCTTCCCGCAGGAAGGGCAGGGCGCGGCGGACGCGCTCCTCGGGATCGAGGGCCTTGAGCTGCTCGCCGTTGATGTGCCGGCACTTGTCGTAGTCGAAGACCGCCGCGGTCATGTTCAAGCGCTCGGGGCTGAAGCGCTCGACCAGTTCACTCAGACCGTAGACTTCCCGTCCCGTGCCCTCGCTCCAACCCAGCAGGGCCAGGTAGTTGACCAGGCCCTCGGGCAGATAGCCGTTCTTGCGGAACTCGGCCAGGGAGGTCGCCCCGTGGCGTTTGGATAGCTTCTTTCTGTCCGGTCCCAGAATCATCGGCAGGTGGACGAAGACCGGCGGTTCGGCTTCGAGGGCGCGATAGATCATGATCTGGCGCGGGGTGTTGGAGATGTGATCGTCGCCGCGCAGCACATGGGTCACCGCCATGGCAATGTCGTCGACGCTGACGGTGAAGTTGTAGAGCGGATGCCCGGCCTCGAGGGAGGGCCGGCGCCAGATGACGAAATCGCCGATGTCGGCGTTGGCGAAGACGACCTCGCCGCGGTCGGTGGGCTCGCGCCAGCTCGTATCCCCTGCGGGAACCCGAAAGCGCAGGGCGTAGGGCTCGCCGGACTGCATCCGCTCGGCGGCCTCGGCCGGATCCTGACCCCGGCAACGGCCCGAATAGACGT
This genomic interval from Candidatus Coatesbacteria bacterium contains the following:
- a CDS encoding L-lysine 6-transaminase, producing MTDKLTPQQVLPTLQKHMLADGFGDIVFDPVKSQGAILHDMLHDRDYIDLFTFFASSPIGYNHPHLTSPEFLKKLGRIAVNKTSNSDIYTVEMAEFVETFVRVAMPDYMKYLFFVSGGGLAVENAMKTAFDWKTKQNLQRGIWSDDAEAQAKEDELVIIHFRQAFHGRTGYTLSVTNTDDARKYKYFPKFDWPRISSPGINFSLPEPERWEFCAVEEERAVAEIRRAIALNPNKVAAILIEPIQAEGGDRHFRTEFHKWLRELADEAEALLIHDEVQTGFGLTGRFWASEHYDVRPDIICFGKKSQVCGIIVGDRLDTVKYHVFSDEADETGAVPGGSRLNSTWGGNLVDMVRCQAYLEVIEEERLVDNAAEVGTHLLTGLYDALEGTPGTAARGVGLMMAFDLPTAEMRNEAHGKLLENGLFTITCGPRSIRFRPPLILTRELADKSLDIVHETLKKMG
- a CDS encoding glutamate--tRNA ligase — its product is MQKPCRLRRRTAAALRARGSGFQRSPLSTATINEPLHPSRGKQPMTAPVRVRFAPSPTGHLHVGHVRTALYNYLLARGSAHRGAEAAYILRIEDTDAERSTPESRRSIIDELRWLGLEWDEGPQRGGPYGPYLQSGRYDEFREAARRLIDSGDVYPCFCTPEELDAERAEAQNHGRAYVYSGRCRGQDPAEAAERMQSGEPYALRFRVPAGDTSWREPTDRGEVVFANADIGDFVIWRRPSLEAGHPLYNFTVSVDDIAMAVTHVLRGDDHISNTPRQIMIYRALEAEPPVFVHLPMILGPDRKKLSKRHGATSLAEFRKNGYLPEGLVNYLALLGWSEGTGREVYGLSELVERFSPERLNMTAAVFDYDKCRHINGEQLKALDPEERVRRALPFLREAGTVPADLDEGSSAWQRLVTIVDEIGDRAKLLTDYAFYVRPFYHAPTVYDDQAVKKVLNKAGARERLTVARELLAAAGGYHTAALEQRFRERVAELDCGLGKLIQPVRVALTGDRVGIGLFETAELVGQEETLERVDACLAYMRERDLGA